The Schizosaccharomyces pombe strain 972h- genome assembly, chromosome: I genome contains a region encoding:
- the hxk2 gene encoding hexokinase 2, which produces MEANFQQAVKKLVNDFEYPTESLREAVKEFDELRQKGLQKNGEVLAMAPAFISTLPTGAETGDFLALDFGGTNLRVCWIQLLGDGKYEMKHSKSVLPRECVRNESVKPIIDFMSDHVELFIKEHFPSKFGCPEEEYLPMGFTFSYPANQVSITESYLLRWTKGLNIPEAINKDFAQFLTEGFKARNLPIRIEAVINDTVGTLVTRAYTSKESDTFMGIIFGTGTNGAYVEQMNQIPKLAGKCTGDHMLINMEWGATDFSCLHSTRYDLLLDHDTPNAGRQIFEKRVGGMYLGELFRRALFHLIKVYNFNEGIFPPSITDAWSLETSVLSRMMVERSAENVRNVLSTFKFRFRSDEEALYLWDAAHAIGRRAARMSAVPIASLYLSTGRAGKKSDVGVDGSLVEHYPHFVDMLREALRELIGDNEKLISIGIAKDGSGIGAALCALQAVKEKKGLA; this is translated from the coding sequence ATGGAGGCTAATTTTCAACAAGCTGTTAAAAAGTTAGTCAATGACTTTGAATACCCTACCGAGTCCTTGAGAGAGGCCGTTAAGGAGTTTGACGAATTACGTCAAAAGGGTTTACAAAAGAATGGTGAGGTGCTTGCTATGGCTCCTGCCTTTATCTCTACCCTTCCCACCGGCGCTGAAACTGGTGACTTCTTGGCCCTTGACTTTGGTGGTACCAACTTGCGTGTTTGTTGGATCCAACTTCTCGGTGACGGCAAGTATGAGATGAAGCACAGCAAGTCCGTCTTGCCCCGTGAATGCGTTCGTAACGAGTCTGTTAAGCCCATCATTGACTTTATGAGTGACCATGTTGAGCTTTTCATCAAGGAGCACTTCCCTTCCAAGTTTGGCTGCCCTGAGGAGGAATACCTTCCTATGGGTTTCACCTTTTCTTATCCCGCCAACCAAGTTTCCATCACCGAGAGCTACTTGCTTCGTTGGACCAAGGGTCTTAACATTCCTGAGGCCATCAACAAGGACTTTGCCCAATTTTTGACTGAAGGTTTCAAGGCTCGTAACCTTCCTATTAGAATCGAGGCTGTCATCAACGATACCGTCGGTACTCTCGTTACCCGTGCTTATACTTCAAAGGAGAGCGACACCTTTATGGGTATCATTTTCGGAACCGGTACCAACGGTGCTTACGTCGAGCAAATGAACCAAATTCCCAAGCTTGCTGGCAAGTGTACTGGTGATCATATGCTTATCAACATGGAATGGGGAGCAACTGATTTCTCTTGCCTTCACTCCACTCGTTATGATTTACTTCTTGATCATGATACTCCCAATGCTGGTCGTCAAATCTTTGAGAAGCGCGTTGGTGGTATGTATCTCGGTGAGCTTTTCCGCCGTGCCTTATTCCACTTGATCAAGGTTTACAACTTCAACGAAGGTATTTTCCCTCCTTCCATTACTGATGCTTGGTCTTTGGAAACTTCTGTTCTTTCCAGAATGATGGTTGAACGTTCTGCTGAGAATGTTCGTAACGTTCTTAGTACATTCAAGTTCCGTTTCCGCAGCGACGAAGAGGCTTTGTACCTTTGGGATGCTGCTCATGCAATTGGCCGTCGTGCTGCTCGTATGTCTGCCGTTCCCATTGCTTCTTTGTATCTTTCTACCGGCCGCGCTGGTAAGAAGAGTGATGTTGGTGTTGATGGTTCTTTAGTCGAACACTATCCTCACTTTGTTGACATGCTCCGTGAAGCCTTGCGTGAGCTTATCGGTGATAACGAAAAATTGATTTCCATTGGTATTGCCAAGGATGGCAGTGGTATTGGTGCCGCTCTTTGCGCCCTCCAAGCTGTTaaggaaaagaaaggcTTGGCCTAA
- the mrps12 gene encoding mitochondrial 37S ribosomal protein uS12m yields MIRFAQYARYPVISRLMKPTVISPFQAQAFSSSSVMLKTLNQTIRNKEKRPEKTNKQSVALEGSPFRRGVCTRVFTVKPKKPNSAVRKVARVRLSTGRSVTAYIPGIGHNAQEHAVVLLRGGRAQDCPGVQYHVVRGVYDIAGVAGRVTSRSKYGVKKPKAA; encoded by the coding sequence ATGATCCGTTTTGCTCAATATGCTCGATATCCGGTAATTTCAAGGTTGATGAAGCCAACAGTTATTTCACCATTTCAGGCTCAAGCGTTTTCTAGCTCTTCAGTTATGTTAAAGACATTAAATCAAACGATAAGAAATAAAGAGAAACGTCctgaaaaaacaaataagcAATCTGTTGCTTTAGAGGGAAGTCCGTTTCGACGGGGTGTGTGCACGAGGGTCTTTACAGTAAAACCCAAAAAACCTAATTCGGCAGTAAGAAAGGTTGCCCGTGTACGCCTTTCAACCGGCCGTTCTGTTACTGCTTACATTCCAGGTATCGGTCATAATGCACAGGAGCATGCTGTGGTATTGTTAAGAGGCGGCAGAGCACAGGATTGTCCAGGAGTCCAATATCATGTTGTTCGGGGTGTCTATGACATTGCTGGTGTAGCGGGACGTGTCACATCCCGAAGCAAGTATGGAGTAAAAAAACCGAAAGCAGCCTAA
- the mrpl28 gene encoding mitochondrial 54S ribosomal protein mL40, whose translation MAKASKGKHQSGPSNHSESIDLVRKALYGNKKVRSLKMNPDMWEKHEVINRAWRIHEYRQEKQRENLLKNQFSAMKIACEELKHTSETLYKAAMSDSINRRFPVETRTPTDTPPRLSK comes from the coding sequence ATGGCTAAGGCCTCAAAGGGAAAGCACCAATCTGGTCCTTCTAATCATAGTGAGTCAATCGATTTGGTTAGAAAAGCTCTTTAcggaaataaaaaagtcaggtctttgaaaatgaatccAGACATGTGGGAAAAACACGAAGTTATTAATCGCGCTTGGCGTATACACGAATATCGAcaagaaaaacaaagagaGAATCTTCTAAAAAACCAATTCTCTGCAATGAAAATTGCTTGCGAGGAACTGAAGCATACGAGTGAAACATTATATAAAGCCGCAATGAGCGATTCAATTAACAGGAGGTTCCCCGTAGAAACGAGGACTCCTACGGACACACCACCACGGCTTTCTAAATAG
- the rpf1 gene encoding Brix domain-containing protein Rpf1 → MGKIKNKIVRQQQYMKALHQKNKDKLERRKERAKEEEKDPEKKRLRLSENIPATIESKRVYDETIIEDKPDEELQAELKDDEFSAYFSEERKVPKLLVTTSKRASRKCYDFASELLDCFPNAEFRKRTGDIEVHEIAEAAAKRGYTDLLVLNEDRKKTNALTLVHLPNGPSFYFTLSNLQTAKEISNHGRSTGHIPELIINNFSTRLGMTVARAFQSLFIQTPQIQGRQVVTIHCQRDFLFFRRHRYAFREKSNMPDGIGTGLQELGPRFTMRLRMVQKGVWDRKEGEVFFESNAGEESDRRKFWL, encoded by the coding sequence ATGGGGAagattaaaaacaaaattgtcCGCCAACAGCAGTATATGAAGGctcttcatcaaaaaaataaggacAAGcttgaaagaagaaaagaacgtgctaaagaagaagaaaaagaccCGGAAAAGAAGAGATTGCGACTTTCAGAAAATATTCCCGCTACTATTGAATCGAAACGAGTTTATGATGAAACTATCATAGAGGATAAACCCGATGAGGAACTTCAGGCGGAGTTAAAAGATGATGAGTTTTCTGCATACTTTAGTGAAGAAAGGAAAGTTCCGAAACTTTTGGTAACCACGAGTAAACGAGCCTCTAGAAAATGCTATGATTTTGCATCTGAGCTTTTAGATTGTTTTCCTAATGCTGAATTTCGAAAAAGAACCGGAGATATTGAAGTTCATGAAATCGCAGAAGCCGCTGCTAAGCGTGGTTACACCGATTTACTGGTATTAAATGAGGatcgtaaaaaaacaaatgcaTTAACCCTTGTACACTTACCGAATGGCCCTTCGTTCTATTTTACCTTATCGAATCTCCAAACAGCAAAGGAAATTTCAAATCATGGCCGCTCCACTGGTCATATTCCAGAACTGATAATCAACAATTTCTCAACGAGACTTGGTATGACTGTTGCTCGAGCCTTTCaatcattatttattcaaacGCCTCAAATTCAAGGGCGACAAGTTGTTACCATCCATTGTCAAAgagattttcttttttttcgaagACACCGTTATGCATTTCGTGAAAAATCGAATATGCCAGATGGTATTGGAACTGGGCTACAAGAATTAGGTCCTCGATTTACCATGCGTCTTCGTATGGTTCAAAAAGGAGTATGGGATAGGAAAGAAGGGGAGGTTTTCTTCGAGAGCAATGCCGGTGAAGAATCAGATAGACGTAAATTCTGGCTTTAA
- the sdo1 gene encoding SBDS family ribosome maturation protein Sdo1 encodes MVISQPVGQIRLTNVSVVKYKKGGKRFEVACYKNKVTEWRNKIETDLDEVLQIHNVFNNVSKGHVASRQDLKKAFGTDDIDKIILEILQKGDFQVGEKERHHQMSSTYRDIVSHVTAMCMDPNSKRPYPASIIEKALSDCGFSVSTSKTAKSQALEAIKKLQEKNEIPIVRARMRIRIVVDVKQGKALRERLRSLADEIEEENIDDEYECIALVIPGNYKLIDELVRNETKNRGMVQVLDMSEART; translated from the exons ATGGTTATTAGTCAACCTGTTGGACAAATTCGTCTAACCAATGTGTCCGTTGTAAAATATAAGAAAGGAGGGAAAAGATTTGAAGTTGCttgttataaaaataaagttacAGAATGGAGAAACAAAAT TGAAACAGATCTGGATGAAGTTTTACAAATCCACAATGTGTTTAACAATGTTTCTAAAGGACATGTAGCTAGCCGACAGGATTTGAAAAAGGCTTTTGGTACAGATGATATagataaaattattttagaaattttgcaaaaaggAGATTTTCAAGTAGGTGAAAAGGAAAGACATCATCAAATGTCTTCAACTTATCGCGATATTGTCTCCCATGTTACTGCGATGTGCATGGATCCTAATTCTAAACGACCTTATCCAGCATctataattgaaaaagcatTATCTGATTGTGGCTTTTCTGTCTCTACCAGTAAAACTGCAAAGTCCCAAGCTCTGGAAGCTATTAAGAAATTgcaagaaaaaaacgaaattcCTATCGTCCGTGCGCGTATGCGCATCAGAATAGTGGTGGATGTCAAACAGGGAAAAGCTTTACGAGAGCGTTTACGCTCTTTAgctgatgaaattgaagaagaaaacattGATGATGAATATGAGTGCATAGCTCTCGTGATTCCAGGGAATTATAAGTTGATAGATGAACTTGTCCGAAATGAGACCAAAAACCGAGGTATGGTTCAAGTACTCGACATGAGCGAGGCTAGGACTTAA
- the mrpl40 gene encoding mitochondrial 54S ribosomal protein uL24m, which translates to MRDLRKLIPRLRGPGTNVLKMKKPLPLHMRTKIREHLNKSDPTVKDDKSAKPELPFGKPADRVPFWHIFKGDYVYVHQGPLKGKWGRVVETNKYTNGITIEGVNVRSVKVPIFLLRNKPEDNQDPVIDIAHEVHYANVRLLAHAKTDAGEPVLIPVKLKKHSSTNLRSIIRPNIEGVQIHTIHLPRPKTEDKPKDPEGKLDTKNPVVSKVTWSPSLSEPPLPPFAIGDLRANWSRRLDRIWGYKKNNDDFTEIAKDLVRAETAAEDLIKKPISPNTYSD; encoded by the coding sequence ATGAGAGACTTGCGTAAATTAATTCCAAGGCTCCGAGGCCCTGGTACTAACGtcttaaaaatgaaaaagccTTTACCGTTGCATATGCGAACCAAAATACGCGAACACCTCAATAAATCTGATCCAACTGTTAAAGACGATAAATCCGCTAAACCCGAGTTACCGTTTGGAAAGCCAGCTGACAGAGTCCCTTTCTGGCATATTTTTAAAGGGGATTATGTATATGTTCATCAAGGACCTCTGAAAGGAAAATGGGGCCGTGTTGTTGAGACAAACAAATACACAAACGGTATTACCATAGAGGGGGTTAATGTGAGATCCGTCAAAGTaccaatttttcttttgcgaAATAAGCCTGAAGATAACCAAGATCCAGTAATTGATATTGCTCACGAAGTACATTATGCAAATGTGCGTCTTCTTGCGCATGCAAAGACTGACGCCGGGGAACCAGTTCTTATTCCAGTTAAGCTTAAAAAGCATTCCTCAACTAATCTCCGGTCCATTATTCGGCCTAATATTGAAGGAGTACAAATTCATACTATTCATCTTCCTCGTCCCAAGACTGAAGATAAGCCTAAAGATCCCGAAGGTAAACTCGATACTAAGAATCCAGTAGTTAGTAAAGTTACTTGGTCTCCTAGCTTATCGGAGCCTCCTCTTCCTCCGTTTGCAATTGGCGATTTACGAGCCAATTGGTCTCGCCGTTTAGATCGTATATGGGGATATAAAAAGAACAATGATGATTTTACTGAAATTGCTAAAGATCTTGTCCGAGCAGAGACTGCTGCTGaagatttaataaaaaaacccATCTCTCCTAATACTTACAGtgattaa
- the did4 gene encoding ESCRT III complex subunit Did4 has product MGLTSWLFGGGKSPQEQLRAHQRSLGRAERELDRERTKLDQRERALIQEIKGSAKAGNTGAARIQARDLMRLRNSRKKMMNAKTQLQAISLRLQTMRTSEQMMQSMRGATRLLTGMNKSMNIPAMARITQQFERENEIMEQRQEMIDENMDDALEEDDEEEADELVNKVLDEIGVDLSQGLPDAATQIGTVPELKTEDNLQARLDELAKR; this is encoded by the exons ATGGGCTTAACTTCTTGGCTATTTGGAGGGGGGAAGTCCCCTCAAGAACAGCTGAGGGCTCATCAGAGATCTCTTGGTCGAGCTGAACGGGAATTGGATCGTGAACGAACGAAATTGGACCAAAGGGAGCGAGCGCTTATTCAAGAAATTAAAGGTAGTGCAAAAGCCGGAAATACTGGTGCTGCCCGTATTCAAGCTCGGGATTTGATGAGACTAAGGAATAGCCGtaagaaaatgatgaatGCAAAAACGCAGCTACAAGCTATATCTTTGAGATTACAA ACGATGAGAACCAGCGAACAGATGATGCAGAGTATGCGAGGTGCTACCAGG TTATTGACAGGGATGAACAAAAGCATGAATATACCGGCAATGGCTCGTATCACTCAGCAATTCGAGcgtgaaaatgaaattatggAACAGAGACAAGAAATGATTGATGAAAATATGGACGATGCTTTAGAAGAAGATGACGAAGAGGAAGCTGATGAACTTGTCAATAAAGTGTTGGATGAAATTGGAGTCGATTTGTCTCAAGGATTGCCAGATGCTGCGACCCAAATTGGTACGGTACCGGAGTTAAAGACTGAAGACAATTTACAAGCCAGATTGGATGAACTGGCAAAGCGTTAA
- the pct1 gene encoding RNA 5'-triphosphatase has product MDLKGLLHEENELPSIEKRKIDENAVEHDKVERKRTKSVAVPKIEMNFLNKPIVPDTTKVISNFLTHYLITEPVEHVEIEAKLGTLIDLETQNRFEFPVMNETILNPEFNLRTRFESDMTASEHKYLNEFLNQAFRDSQKPGRLPFAYKHTKQVDLFYETEDNSRDKIRVSKNQSDNQVLACVKKRRVADLFLYCPNDAFDIRISISDELPVSMPSGNQQPSLTRLKDRVGYVHQEIKIDLTKTTQNDPVYDTTERHELEVEFGNIADLRDRAQKAKDGMEAPLFRRVQLFMDNVRILRREHS; this is encoded by the exons ATGGACCTTAAAGGTTTATTACATGAAGAAAACGAACTGCCTtctattgaaaaaagaaagatagATGAAAATGCTGTGGAACACGATAAAGtcgaaagaaaaaggacaAAATCCGTAGCTGTACCAAAGATAGAAATGAACTTCTTAAATAAACCGATTGTTCCAGATACGACTAAAGTTATTTCAAACTTTCTTACACATTATTTGATAACTGAACCTGTTGAACATGTGGAG ATTGAGGCGAAACTTGGTACATTAATTGACTTGGAAACTCAAAATCGATTTGAGTTTCCGGTGATGAATGAAACTATTTTAAACCCGGAATTTAATCTTCGTACTCGGTTTGAAAGTGATATGACCGCTTCCGAGcataaatatttgaatgAGTTTCTTAATCAGGCATTTCGTGATTCACAAAAACCTGGACGGCTTCCTTTTGCCTATAAGCATACAAAGCAAGTAGATTTGTTCTATGAAACTGAAGATAACTCACGAGATAAAATACGCGtctcaaaaaatcaaagtgACAATCAAGTTTTGGCCTGTGTGAAAAAGCGAAGAGTTgctgatttatttttatattgcCCTAATGATGCTTTTGATATACGAATTTCCATCAGCGACGAATTACCTGTTTCAATGCCTTCAGGTAATCAACAACCAAGTTTGACACGACTTAAAGATCGCGTTGGCTATGTGCATcaggaaattaaaattgatttgaCTAAAACTACTCAAAATGACCCAGTTTACGATACCACTGAACGTCATGAGCTAGAAGTTGAGTTTGGTAACATCGCGGATTTGAGAGATCGTGCTCAAAAGGCCAAAGATGGAATGGAAGCTCCTTTGTTTCGGAGGGTACAGTTGTTTATGGACAATGTTCGTATTTTGAGACGAGAGCATT